A genome region from Cervus canadensis isolate Bull #8, Minnesota chromosome 10, ASM1932006v1, whole genome shotgun sequence includes the following:
- the DEFB132 gene encoding LOW QUALITY PROTEIN: beta-defensin 132 (The sequence of the model RefSeq protein was modified relative to this genomic sequence to represent the inferred CDS: deleted 1 base in 1 codon): MKLLLLVFTALGFLVTPARGGGTICGRKIAGHCKLKCGSLEKTMFMCDRYKQCCVKGLFIAKSVMQPPIQNPNKPHRNTQLAKPRTSG; the protein is encoded by the exons ATGAAGCTCCTGCTCCTGGTCTTTACAGCCCTGGGATTCCTGGTGACCCCAG CCAGAGGGGGCGGGACAATTTGTGGGCGTAAGATTGCAGGACATTGCAAGCTGAAATGCGGCTCCCTGGAGAAAACGATGTTCATGTGTGACAGGTACAAGCAGTGTTGTGTCAAAGGCCTCTTCATAGCAAAGTCCGTGATGCAACCACCCATCCAGAACCCTAACAAACCACACAGA AATACACAGTTGGCCAAACCAAGGACCAGTGGGTAA
- the DEFB129 gene encoding beta-defensin 129: protein MKLLFPIFASLMLQWQVNTEYFGLRRCIMGLGRCKEHCSMDEKELDKCKKKKCCIRSKVVQMIKNYIQNEMLHMLEEDSQQVLKITKNVSVMMQTKHHNLSVLPKIKSANAFVNINTNIFPNATVVNSATTNSVNSGKIIYTATSTKKKRDSATDSPPPAPPPSYTLPTA, encoded by the exons ATGAAGCTCCTTTTCCCTATCTTTGCCAGCCTCATGCTACAGTGGCAGGTGAACACAG AATACTTTGGCTTGAGAAGATGCATAATGGGTTTGGGGAGATGCAAAGAGCACTGCAGCATGGACGAAAAAGAGTTagataaatgcaaaaagaaaaaatgctgtaTTAGATCAAAAGTGGTTCAAATGATAAAAAACTACATACAAAATGAAATGCTCCACATGCTTGAAGAGGACTCTCAGCAAGTGCTAAAAATTACAAAGAATGTTAGTGTCATGATGCAGACCAAACATCATAATTTATCTGTTCTGCCCAAAATCAAAAGTGCCAATGCTTTTGTCAACATCAACACCAACATCTTCCCAAATGCCACCGTTGTGAACTCTGCCACCACCAACTCCGTGAACTCAGGGAAGATAATATACACTGCtacttctaccaaaaaaaaaagagattcgGCCACTGACtccccaccaccagcaccacctccATCGTATACACTTCCGACAGCATGA
- the DEFB128 gene encoding beta-defensin 128 produces the protein MKLFLVLIILLFEVSEDTAWSRKCFSTIAGYCKKKCMLGEIYDKQCTRGKLCCINESKKKIHQQAIQKPEPSSKPDLKLDYVILPTITLGTFPE, from the exons ATGAAGCTGTTTCTGGTCCTCATTATCCTGCTGTTTGAGGTATCTGAAG ACACAGCGTGGTCCAGAAAATGCTTTAGTACCATAGCAGGTTACTGCAAGAAGAAATGCATGTTGGGGGAAATATATGACAAACAATGTACAAGAGGAAAACTATGTTGCATcaatgaaagcaaaaagaaaatacatcagCAAGCCATACAAAAGCCTGAACCTTCAAGCAAGCCTGATTTGAAGTTGGACTATGTTATCTTACCCACTATCACACTTGGCACATTTCCAGAATAA